The Fodinibius salicampi DNA window ATCACCTGGCAATGGCCAAGGAAAAGTTTGAAATGCAAATCGAGAACCTCTCCGATCATATCTGGGAAACGTATGGAATACTGATGGACCAGGTTGAGGAGAAATTGCCAGAGGATACTGAGCCTGAGGAAGCCAAAAAACGGATTGGTTGGCTAAAGCAGAAACTCAATAAGATCGGTGAAGTGAATCCTTTGGCTATAGAAGAATATGAGGAGGAAAAAGAGCGTCTGGATTTTTATGAAGAACAGGTAGGTGATTTAAACCAAGCCGCTGAAGAGCTGCGGGAAACGATCGATAGGATTAACCAAACAGCTACCAAACGGTTTAATAATACCTTTGAAAAAATACGGGTCAATTTTCAAAAAGTTTTCCATACACTCTTTAATGAAGATGATTATTGCGATTTGCTTATTGATGAAGAAGCAGAAGATCCACTGGAAGCTCAAATCAAGATAAAAGCCAATCCCAAAGGCAAACGCCCCTCCTCCATCAACCAATTATCCGGAGGGGAAAAGACGCTTACTGCCATTGCGCTGCTCTTCGCTATTTACCTTGTAAAGCCTTCGCCTTTCTGCGTACTGGATGAGGTCGACGCCCCCCTTGACGACGCCAATATCGAGCGGTTTTCGGCTATGATAAAGCGTTTTAGTGAAGACACGCAGTTCATTATCATTACTCATAACAAAAAGACGATGAGTAAAGCTGAAATGATGTACGGCGTGACAATGCCCGAGACGGGAATAAGCCGACTGGTAGGCGTCAAGCTAGATGAAGTAGCAGAGGCTTAGAAAAGCTGGGAACAATCAATTCTCATTTCCAGTACGTATTTAAAGAGGCAGATTATTGCCCTCCTTTCATTAATAATTAAAAATAAATTTGCAGGCGAGGTTATGAAAGGGAATATATTTATTCTACTTACAACAATAATATTAACTTTTACTGGTTGTTCTGAACTAACGAAACAATCCGACCAATTCGGTCAGTCGGGCGAAACCGCCCAGTCCAGTCAGACAGTTATCGAAAACGAGACCTTCTACCTGGCCGAGAACGGGGTCACCGTGATCTGCAGTGAGGCCGAGGTCGGCGAGCAGGGCACCGTTGACGGCGTTACCTATACCAAGCGAACTCGGGATCAGATCACCCCGGAGAACGCCGCCACCACCTGCACCAGCGGCATCACGGATATGAGCAGCCTGTTTGAAGATGCCTCATCCTTCAATGAAAATATCGACAGCTGGGATGTCAGCAGTGTCACGAACATGAACCGCATGTTTTATAATGCCTTAGAGTTTAATCAGCCTATCGGAGAATGGGATGTCAGTAATGTTACTGACATGAGCTCCCTGTTTCATCGAGCTTTTTCCTTTGATCAGCACGTTTGCAAATGGGATGTCAGCAGCGCCACTGATATGGAGGCTATGTTTGAAAATGCCAGTGTATTCAACGATGAAATTGAGGGTTGGGACGTCAGTGGCGTAACGGACATGAGCGAGATGTTTTATAATGCCAAGAAATTTAATCAGCCTATAGGTAAGTGGGATCTCAGCAGTGTCACAGATATGAGTGAGATGTTTGCTCATGCCAGGAACTTCAAACATGATATTACAGAATGGGACGTCAGTAATGTGACGGATATGAGCGGGATGTTTCAGTTTTTAGACCACTTCAACCAGGACATCGGCAACTGGAATGTTAGTAACGTAACCGATATGAGCGGCATGTTTCATGAAGCGAATTCCTTCAACCATGACATTGGGGACTGGGATGTCAGTAGTGTCACAAATTTGAGGGCAATGTTTTTCAGCGCCGATTCTTTCAACCAGGATATTGGCAGCTGGGACGTCAGTAGTGTCACTAATATGGCTATTATGTTTTCAAGTGCCTCTTCTTTTAACCAGGATCTTAGCAACTGGGATGTCAGCAGTGTCACCAATATGAGATCAATGTTCCATACAGCTTCTGAATTTAACCAGGACCTCACCGATTGGTGCGTCTCCAACATAACTACCAGGCCTGAAAAATTTTCTGATGAGAGTGCACTGCTTACAGAAAATGAACCGGTCTGGGGCACCTGCCCGTAATAGCTTTTCGTTAAGAGACCTTTACCTATCATCTAGCAGTTATTTATATATCCTTCTCCAATCGCTACCTATCTTTTATGTATAATATTCTACAGAGGCCATTCGGCAAAGACAGGAAGGCTGACTTACCATGTAGTACTTTCCCGATTTCTAC harbors:
- a CDS encoding BspA family leucine-rich repeat surface protein, translated to MKGNIFILLTTIILTFTGCSELTKQSDQFGQSGETAQSSQTVIENETFYLAENGVTVICSEAEVGEQGTVDGVTYTKRTRDQITPENAATTCTSGITDMSSLFEDASSFNENIDSWDVSSVTNMNRMFYNALEFNQPIGEWDVSNVTDMSSLFHRAFSFDQHVCKWDVSSATDMEAMFENASVFNDEIEGWDVSGVTDMSEMFYNAKKFNQPIGKWDLSSVTDMSEMFAHARNFKHDITEWDVSNVTDMSGMFQFLDHFNQDIGNWNVSNVTDMSGMFHEANSFNHDIGDWDVSSVTNLRAMFFSADSFNQDIGSWDVSSVTNMAIMFSSASSFNQDLSNWDVSSVTNMRSMFHTASEFNQDLTDWCVSNITTRPEKFSDESALLTENEPVWGTCP